In Penicillium psychrofluorescens genome assembly, chromosome: 5, a single window of DNA contains:
- a CDS encoding uncharacterized protein (ID:PFLUO_008170-T1.cds;~source:funannotate), which produces MATLLTGFISFAIALTSVSADASSYQQNAECACDQLMRYYQTSNSGLWGDNDWWQSAIFMTALADLSALDSGYNATYFDTYATTYTNAPGYGDYTGFIDSFDDDEGWWGVAWLTVYDLTQNPDYLNLAISIYDDITQHKSSCGGIIWEKGGTYLASIASELYITLAAGIANRVSSDQKSTYLDSAVSVWDWFFSIGVVGDDWVVVDGANATTCQVSSTAVYSYNQGVILSAAVELAAATGNTTYLGMAGNIANATTALNSQFTGSNGVITDCASGCDNTSAMFKGPLFRGLRQLQLADPHDNWVTWLTTNAQAAWNNDLNLTTVNGETECNLGQYFNGPVSSVSAVTQGAGLDSLIAAWAVTM; this is translated from the exons ATGGCGACCCTACTTACAGGCTTTATTTCCTTCGCAATTGCTCTGACTTCGGTCTCAGCGGATGCTTCGTCATACCAGCAGAATGCAGAATGCGCCTG CGACCAACTGATGCGGTACTACCAAACATCTAACTCGGGCCTTTGGGGAGACAATGACTGGTGGCAGTCGGCAATTTTCATGACCGCTCTTGCGGACCTTTCCGCCCTCGACTCCGGCTACAACGCAACTTACTTTGATACCTACGCCACAACATACACCAATGCGCCAGGCTATGGGGACTACACAGGTTTCATCGACTcctttgacgacgacgagggctGGTGGGGAGTCGCGTGGTTGACTGTCTATGATTTGACTCAGAATCCGGACTATCTCAACTTGGCCATTAGCATCTACGATGATATTACTCAACACAAGTCATCATGTGGAGGGATTATCTGGGAAAAGGGAGGTACCTATCTTGCATCTATTGCTAGTG AGCTCTATATCACATTGGCTGCTGGAATAGCCAATCGGGTTTCTTCCGACCAGAAATCGACATATCTTGACTCTGCAGTCTCCGTCTGGGACTGGTTTTTCAGCATTGGCGTCGTTGGTGACGACTGGGTTGTGGTTGATGGTGCTAATGCGACCACATGTCAAGTCAGTTCAACTGCCGTATACTCCTATAACCAGGGAGTTATCCTCTCGGCTGCTGTGGAGTTGGCCGCTGCCACGGGGAACACGACCTACCTTGGTATGGCAGGAAACATTGCCAACGCGACAACCGCACTCAATTCGCAATTTACCGGTAGCAATGGAGTAATCACAGACTGTGCCTCTGGTTGTGATAATACCTCAGCTATGTTCAAGGGGCCTCTGTTCCGAGGCCTGCGCCAACTTCAACTCGCTGACCCCCATGACAACTGGGTAACGTGGCTTACAACGAACGCTCAGGCAGCATGGAACAACGACTTGAACCTTACAACCGTGAATGGAGAGACTGAATGCAATCTGGGTCAGTACTTCAATGGACCGGTGAGCTCAGTTAGTGCGGTAACACAAGGTGCCGGCTTAGATAGTCTTATTGCGGCTTGGGCTGTCACAATGTAG
- a CDS encoding uncharacterized protein (ID:PFLUO_008171-T1.cds;~source:funannotate), which yields MATPAAFSDIAKAANDLLNKDFYHANPANLEVKSKAPNGVTFTVKGKSAHEGPIAGQLEAKYVDAPTGLTLTQAWTTANALDTKLELDNNIAKGLKAEILTQYLPAKQSKGAKLNLYFKQPNVHARAFFDLLNGPSANFDAVLGHEGFLVGAEGGYDVNKAAITKYSAAVGYSVAQYTAAITASNNLSLFSASYYHRVNAQVEAGAKASWDSTSGNAVGLEVASKYRLDPSSFAKAKINDRGIAALAYNVLLRPGVTLGLGASLDTQNLNQAAHKVGASFTFEA from the exons ATGGCTACTCCTGCTGCTTTCTCTGACATCGCCAAGGCGGCCAATGAT CTCCTGAACAAGGACTTCTACCATGCCAACCCGG CCAACCTCGAGGTCAAGTCCAAGGCTCCCAATGGTGTCACTTTCACCGTGAAGGGCAAATCTGCCCACGAGGGTCCCATTGCTGGCCAG CTCGAGGCCAAATATGTCGACGCGCCTACTG gcctcaccctcacccagGCGTGGACCACCGCCAACGCTCTCGACACcaagctggagctggacaacaacaTTGCCAAGGGCCTCAAGGCTGAGATCCTGACGCAGTACCTGCCCGCCAAGCAGTCCAAGGGCGCCAAGCTGAACCTGTACTTCAAGCAGCCCAACGTGCACGCCCGCGCCTTCTTCGACCTGCTGAACGGCCCCTCCGCTAACTTCGACGCTGTTCTCGGCCACGAGggcttcctcgtcggtgCTGAGGGTGGCTACGATGTCAACAAGGCCGCTATCACCAAGTACTCCGCTGCTGTCGGCTACAGCGTCGCTCAGTACACTGCTGCCATCACTGCCAGCAACAACCTGTCCCTCTTCTCGGCTAGCTACTACCACCGCGTCAACGCGCAGGTCGAGGCTGGTGCTAAGGCTTCGTGGGACTCCACCTCCGGTAACGCTGTTGGCCTCGAGGTCGCCAGCAAGTACCGCCTGGACCCCTCTTCCTTCGCCAAG GCCAAGATTAACGACCGTGGTATCGCCGCCCTGGCCTACAACGTCCTCCTGCGCCCCGGTGTCACCCTCGGCCTGGGTGCTTCCCTCGATACCCAGAACCTGAACCAGGCCGCCCACAAGGTCGGCGCCAGCTTCACCTTCGAGGCTTAA
- a CDS encoding uncharacterized protein (ID:PFLUO_008172-T1.cds;~source:funannotate) — protein MAKAVRHRGPDWSGNFIADKTILAHERLSIVGVDTGAQPLVNEDGSLALAVNGEIYNHRILRRNMKTKYSFKTHSDCEVIIPLYMEHGLDAPKYLDGMFSWVLYDRKQDRVVAARDPIGITSFYLGRSSSTPGAVYFASELKCLHPVCDDIIAFPPGHVYDSKADKLTRYFEPKWWDPTNVPSTPIDYKLIRHSLEKSVRKRLMAEVPYGVLLSGGLDSSLVASIAQRETLRMQDASRTAAQTQANSSELVGIDDSNELSTVTTFQQLHSFSIGLPGAPDTAAALEVAKFLGTKHHAFEFTIEDGLDALSDVIFHLETYDVTTIRASTPMYLLSRKIKAMGVKMVLSGEGSDEIFGGYLYFHAAPNKEEFHKETVRRVKDLHLADCLRANKSTSAWGLEARVPFLDKQFLEDCMGVDPQEKMITKDRIEKYILRKAFDTTDEPDVATYLPDKILWRQKEQFSDGVGYSWIDGLKDTAEKHVTDEMMKNPKPEWGTDIPDTKEAYWYRTMFDEHFPPSCAGTVERWTPTWSKQSDPSGRAISTHNAKYDSAQ, from the exons ATGGCCAAGGC TGTGCGCCATCGTGGTCCCGATTGGA GTGGAAACTTCATTGCCGACAAGACTA TCCTTGCGCACGAACGATTGAGTATCGTCGGTGTCG ACACTGGCGCCCAGCCTCTCGTTAACGAGGATGGCtcccttgccctcgccgtcaaCGGCGAGATCTACAACCACCGCATCCTGCGGAGAAACATGAAGACCAAGTACAGCTTCAAGACACACTCGGATTGCGAAGTCATCATCCCCCTA TATATGGAGCACGGCCTCGATGCCCCCAAGTACCTCGACGGCATGTTCTCCTGGGTTCTGTACGACCGCAAGCAGGACCGTGTGGTCGCTGCCCGCGATCCCATCGGTATCACCAGCTTCTACCTGGGCCGATCGTCTTCCACTCCCGGCGCCGTGTACTTCGCCTCGGAACTCAAGTGCTTGCACCCGGTTTGCGACGACATCATTGCCTTCCCGCCCGGCCACGTCTACGACTCCAAAGCCGACAAGCTGACGCGCTACTTCGAGCCCAAGTGGTGGGACCCAACCAACGTGCCGTCAACCCCGATCGATTACAAGTTGATCCGCCACAGCCTGGAGAAGTCCGTGCGCAAGCGTCTCATGGCTGAGGTGCCCTACGGCGTGCTGTTGTCTGGCGGTCTGGACTCTAGTCTGGTTGCCTCCATTGCTCAGCGCGAGACTCTGCGCATGCAGGATGCCTCTCGCACTGCTGCGCAGACCCAAGCCAATTCGTCGGAGCTTGTCGGCATTGACGACAGCAACGAGCTGTCGACTGTCACCActttccagcagctgcacTCGTTCTCCATCGGTCTCCCCGGCGCGCCGGACACCGCGGCCGCCCTGGAGGTTGCCAAGTTCCTGGGAACCAAGCACCATGCCTTTGAATTTACGATTGAGGACGGCCTGGATGCCCTCTCGGatgtcatcttccacctgGAGACTTACGACGTGACGACCATCCGCGCCTCGACGCCGATGTACCTGCTGtcgcgcaagatcaaggcgATGGGCGTCAAGATGGTTCTGAGCGGCGAGGGTAGCGACGAGATCTTCGGCGGGTACCTGTACTTCCACGCGGCGCCGAACAAGGAGGAGTTTCACAAGGAGACCGTGCGGCGCGTGAAGGACCTGCACTTGGCCGACTGCCTGCGCGCCAACAAGTCGACCTCGGCATGGGGTCTCGAGGCGCGTGTGCCGTTCCTGGACAAGCAGTTCTTGGAGGATTGCATGGGCGTCGACCcgcaggagaagatgatcacCAAGGACCGCATCGAGAAGTACATCCTGCGCAAGGCCTTTGATACCACCGACGAGCCCGACGTCGCCACCTACCTGCCGGACAAGATCCTGTGGCGCCAGAAGGAGCAGTTCAGCGACGGTGTCGGCTACAGCTGGATCGATGGTCTCAAGGACACCGCCGAGAAGCATGTCACCGacgagatgatgaagaacccCAAGCCCGAGTGGGGCACGGATATCCCCGACACCAAGGAGGCGTACTGGTACCGCACCATGTTCGACGAGCATTTCCCGCCTTCCTGCGCGGGTACCGTCGAGCGCTGGACCCCGACCTGGTCGAAGCAGAGCGACCCCAGTGGCCG GGCCATCTCCACTCACAACGCCAAGTACGATAGCGCCCAGTAA
- a CDS encoding uncharacterized protein (ID:PFLUO_008173-T1.cds;~source:funannotate): protein MSLCQNRLQEERKQWRKDHPFGFVAKPARTDKGALDLKRWECAIPGKAKTLWEGGLFKLDVLFPDEYPTKPPKCKFTPPLFHPNVYPSGTVCLSILNEEEAWRPAITIKQILLGIQDLLDDPNPESPAQADAYNLFKKDRAAYEKRVKQVVRENQPA from the exons ATGTCGCTGTGCCAGAATCGCCTCCAAGAGGAGCG CAAGCAATGGCGAAAAGACCACCCGTTCGGCTTCGTCGCGAAGCCCGCTCGCACGGACAAGGGGGCGCTCGATCTGAAGCGCTGGGAGTGCGCGATTCCCGGAAAGGCCAAGACGCTTTGGGAGGGCGGGCTGTTCAAGCTTGATGTCCTCTTTCCGGATG AATATCCCACCAAGCCACCAAAGT GCAAATTCACCCCACCTCTCTTCCACCCCAACGTCTACCCCTCCGGGACAGTGTGCCTCTCCATCCTGAACGAGGAGGAGGCCTGGAGACCCGCGATCACGATCAAGCAGATCCTGCTGGGGATCCAGGATCTGCTGGATGATCCCAACCCGGAGTCGCCGGCGCAAGCCGACGCCTACAACCTGTTCAAGAAGGATCGCGCGGCCTATGAGAAGCGGGTCAAACAAGTTGTCCGCGAGAACCAGCCAGCGTAG
- a CDS encoding uncharacterized protein (ID:PFLUO_008174-T1.cds;~source:funannotate) encodes MCHGIVWYHALCLHQNTSKSSLVFCLDALTTGDDCLPAVQEVLSIPLAGWCSGCKHERWRIYRRYRRTKRRRQQEHEAVAEADTNGDRVSQIAKKRKQTHGKDSQGRDADVDHVSPKQRLHRRMVDTCWPDEHDVSTAEYIKPTPAEEDQLEPCPPRGRPRHRQSWIPVPKVQSRKSEPVSYLEISEDERQCRRRPRPSLIPVPAGKVQRRQPSGTTLPLKADNSDGDSFVGDFEMFDQETF; translated from the coding sequence ATGTGCCACGGCATAGTCTGGTACCACGCCCTGTGTCTACACCAGAATACATCCAAATCCTCTCTAGTCTTCTGTCTCGATGCCCTGACAACAGGAGACGACTGCCTGCCCGCCGTCCAGGAAGTGCTCTCTATCCCTTTGGCGGGCTGGTGCAGCGGCTGCAAGCACGAGCGGTGGCGGATATATCGACGATACCGGCGGACAAAgcggcggcgacagcagGAACATGAAGCCGTGGCGGAGGCAGATACAAACGGAGACCGGGTGTCTCAGATCGCGAAAAAAAGGAAGCAGACTCATGGGAAGGACAGCCAAGGCAGGGACGCCGATGTTGACCATGTTAGCCCTAAACAACGGCTACATCGTCGCATGGTGGACACATGTTGGCCAGATGAGCACGACGTGTCTACGGCAGAATACATCAAGCCAACTcccgcggaagaagaccagctcgAGCCATGCCCTCCCAGAGGTCGGCCCAGGCATCGACAATCATGGATCCCCGTGCCGAAGGTTCAATCCCGGAAATCAGAGCCAGTATCGTATCTGGAGATCAGTGAGGATGAAAGGCAATGCCGTCGTCGTCCGCGGCCGTCGTTGATCCCTGTCCCGGCAGGAAAGGTCCAAAGAAGACAACCGTCAGGGACGACGCTGCCATTGAAAGCAGATAATAGTGATGGGGATTCTTTTGTTGGTGATTTTGAAATGTTTGATCAGGAGACTTTTTGA
- a CDS encoding uncharacterized protein (ID:PFLUO_008175-T1.cds;~source:funannotate) translates to MAPEPTPSKGGGLMSLYANLLDPSAESPGTISRAPVVFKQGAEADAQSDESAAKKQQVNAASLRFQPTRRPQLAAQKPKPKPSIPKIAPSSATQNPTPAPAAPPKSTLADWAGTEDDDYSGHYVGEKRQRGGRKKRKKNREAHAAAQNWDDIYDPSRPNNYEEYRHSDEKILEVREWKDRLYAHRMKRSPSMDSDSEDYDRPRNRQFAPPSFAPPPNLNDAPPPPPASVPDDAHGEDAFARRMRMSQRSGDDGPVDYNEFPPPPPPPTEPPAQRSGVQPPAENLPPPPPSQPLDTIQPSSATISRAPVRYTLPPPPEDIPASEAELEAVFAQEQPAEEPDADEDAPRSLRPGQKGFAERLLAKYGWTKGSGLGATGSGIAKPLQVKVEKQKKRPDSEGGGFVTPAGRGKIIGGKRKGGEDEGKFGAMTEVIVLRGMLDGMDLEAELAGEGGGLMQEIGEECSEKYGSVERVFIARDAGEPIPVFVKFTSPLSALRAVNALEGRIFNGNKIGARFFDPEKFAKGIYVD, encoded by the exons atggccCCCGAACCCACCCCGTCCAAAGGCGGGGGGTTGATGTCCTTGTACGCCAACCTGCTCGATCCCTCTGCCGAGTCCCCCGGCACCATTTCCCGTGCTCCCGTCGTCTTCAAGCAGGGGGCCGAGGCCGACGCGCAATCCGACGAGtctgctgcgaagaagcagcaagTGAATGCTG CTTCTCTCCGTTTCCAACCCACAAGAAGACCCCAGCTCGCAGCTCAGAAACCGAAACCGAAACCTTCAATACCAAAGATcgcgccctcctccgctACCCAGAACCCTACACCTGCACCCGCAGCACCTCCGAAAAGCACGCTTGCCGATTGGGCCGGCACAGAAGACGATGACTACAGTGGGCACTAcgtgggcgagaagcggcAGCGCGGCGGCAGGAAGAAACGCAAGAAGAATCGCGAAGCGCATGCGGCCGCGCAGAACTGGGATGATATCTATGATCCGTCGCGACCGAACAACTACGAAGAATACCGGCATAGCGATGAGAAGATTCTCGAGGTCCGCGAGTGGAAGGACCGGCTGTATGCTCATCGGATGAAACGCTCACCGAGCATGGACTCGGATAGTGAGGACTATGACCGGCCAAGGAACC GTCAATTCGCTCCCCCGAGCTTTgcaccgccgccgaatcTCAATGATGCGCCCCCTCCACCCCCGGCCTCGGTCCCCGACGATGCACACGGCGAGGATGCATTTGCTCGACGTATGCGCATGAGCCAACGCTCCGGTGATGACGGGCCTGTGGATTATAACGAATTtccgccacctcctccaccgcccaccGAACCCCCTGCACAACGAAGCGGAGTTCAACCACCAGCAGAGaatctaccaccaccaccaccttcacAACCTCTCGACACCATCCAACCCAGCTCCGCAACCATTTCCCGCGCACCGGTCCGCTATACCCTTCCACCGCCACCAGAAGATATTCCCGCCTCagaggccgagctggaagccGTATTCGCACAAGAACAACCCGCAGAAGAACCCGACGCAGACGAGGATGCACCACGCTCACTCCGACCGGGCCAAAAGGGCTTCGCCGAGCGGCTCCTTGCCAAATACGGCTGGACCAAGGGCTCTGGACTCGGCGCTACGGGCTCTGGTATTGCCAAGCCGCTGCAGGTGAAGGTtgagaaacagaagaaacGGCCCGACTCGGAGGGCGGAGGATTCGTAACGCCCGCTGGAAGGGGAAAGATTattggagggaagaggaagggtGGGGAGGACGAGGGCAAGTTTGGGGCTATGACCGAGGTGATTGTTTTGCGGGGCATGCTGGATGGTATGGATTTGGAGGCCGAGTTGGCTGGGGAGGGGGGTGGGCTGATGCAGGAGATTGGGGAAGAGTGTTCTGAGAAG TACGGAAGCGTGGAACGCGTCTTCATCGCCCGAGATGCGGGTGAACCGATCCCGGTCTTCGTCAAGTTCACCAGTCCATTATCTGCTCTACGG GCCGTCAATGCGTTAGAAGGACGCATCTTCAATGGAAATAAAATCGGAGCGCGGTTCTTCGACCCCGAGAAGTTCGCGAAAGGAATCTATGTCGACTGA
- a CDS encoding uncharacterized protein (ID:PFLUO_008176-T1.cds;~source:funannotate) encodes MSAPAKKEFLCILPDKPGAMAKRVEVRPAHLEGIKPLVAAGKVVAGGAMLNSHPAEGESPSFKGSMMLAVAETEAELHELFANDIYGTSGVWDLEKAQIIPFKSAVRQQL; translated from the exons ATGTCTGCCCCCGCTAAGAAGGAGTTCCTGTGCATCCTGCCGGATAAGCCCGGCGCGATGGCGAAGCGTGTCGAGGTTCGACC TGCTCATCTGGAGGGCATCAAGCCTTTGGTTGCAGCTGGCAAGGTCGTGGCTGGCG GCGCAATGCTCAACTCCCACCCCGCCGAGGGCGAATCCCCTTCCTTTAAGGGGAGCATGATGCTCGCTGTggccgagaccgaggccgagctgcaCGAGCTGTTTGCTAACGATATCTACGGCACCTCTGGTGTGTGGGATTTGGAGAAAGCGCAGATCATTCCC TTCAAGTCTGCTGTGCGTCAGCAGCTGTAA
- a CDS encoding uncharacterized protein (ID:PFLUO_008177-T1.cds;~source:funannotate), with protein MLMSKGEMNWKSARGRLPPWRAIVVLFTRTRFLVSVAATGMLILLWRGVSKSASGMQNFYCYGSSKSPMEMSINEMVEWNAHSQTPVLFNHHDPYEVNSTSISEVDLNPIRSSSQAIANRERVLILTPLRDAADYLQKYFELLYKLTYPHELIDLAFLVGDCKDDTLANLAAELDRIQNHAEDKIAFRSATVVKKDFGADVEMSVEERHSFAAQGPRRKAIGRARNYLLYSALKPDHSWVYWRDVDIVDCPERIIEDFIAHDRDILVPNIWFHRYRDGRDIEGRFDYNSWIESDKGRRLRATLPPDTVLAEGYKEYDTGRTYLVSMGDWRKNKDEEVQLDGIGGVNILVKADVHRSGINFPAYAFENQAETEGFARMAKRAGYQVVGLPNYVVWHIDTDEKGGNLGDRKAY; from the exons ATGTTGATGTCCAAGGGTGAAATGAATTGGAAGTCCGCCCGGGGCCGGCTGCCTCCATGGCGGGCCATCGTGGTCCTATTCACACGAACTCGCTTTTTGGTGTCGGTGGCCGCAACGGGGATGCTGATCTTGCTGTGGCGAGGTGTCAGCAAGTCTGCGTCGGGCATGCAAAA TTTCTACTGCTACGGCTCCTCCAAGTCGCCGATGGAAATGTCCATCAACGAGATGGTCGAGTGGAACGCGCACTCCCAGACCCCCGTCCTCTTCAACCACCACGACCCCTACGAAGTCAACAGCACCTCCATCTCCGAAGTTGACCTCAACCCGATCCGCTCGTCCTCCCAAGCCATCGCCAACCGTGAGCGAGTGCTCATCCTGACCCCTCTCCGCGACGCCGCCGACTATCTGCAAAAGTACTTCGAGCTCCTCTACAAACTGACTTACCCCCACGAACTGATCGATCTGGCTTTCCTCGTCGGGGATTGCAAAGATGACACCCTGGCGAACCTGGCGGCAGAGTTGGATCGCATCCAGAACCACGCCGAAGACAAGATTGCCTTCCGGAGCGCGACCGTCGTGAAAAAGGATTTCGGCGCCGATGTCGAGATGAGCGTGGAGGAGCGACACTCGTTTGCGGCACAGGGCCCGCGCCGGAAAGCTATCGGCCGGGCTCGTAACTACCTCCTATATTCGGCGCTCAAGCCTGATCACTCGTGGGTGTACTGGCGTGATGTCGATATCGTGGATTGCCCTGAGCGGATCATTGAGGACTTCATCGCTCACGACAGGGACATCCTCGTGCCGA ATATCTGGTTCCATCGCTACAGGGACGGCCGTGATATCGAGGGTCGCT TTGACTACAACTCGTGGATCGAATCCGACAAGGGCCGGCGGTTACGAGCAACCCTCCCCCCGGACACCGTTCTGGCAGAAGGTTACAAGGAATACGACACGGGCCGAACCTACCTCGTCAGCATGGGTGACTGGAGAAAGAacaaggatgaagaggtcCAGCTGGACGGCATTGGTGGCGTCAACATCCTGGTCAAGGCCGACGTCCACCGCTCCGGCATCAACTTCCCGGCATACGCATTCGAGAACCAAGCCGAGACCGAAGGATTCGCGCGCATGGCCAAGCGCGCCGGGTATCAGGTAGTCGGTCTGCCAAACTACGTGGTCTGGCACATTGACACCGATGAGAAAGGCGGAAACCTGGGAGATCGCAAAGCGTACTAA
- a CDS encoding uncharacterized protein (ID:PFLUO_008178-T1.cds;~source:funannotate), whose protein sequence is MYEEMDSMTDDIPRRCSLPALKETIASGMGSSDLGEDRRLPPLPRIEPLPRGPFNPFHAKEALSAGPSTPSPHETTFQFKSPYSAAAEHIVAPPSPANSAESSWQESFAAQKAGSADWATDLSQAEIMALVAPPNINRKPPLQQLCGRKRKGSPLSNDPDDQREKHRIAEGNRRKNLSTLHRELDGRIHNFFLERAGWNPSKSLPQSKEHIVQGAVYLIDFMLAIIVHLMRQEQVSPQLSEKLQPQFRCMQLQNLVNSLQQENQAAQQQLKATKAENELLVDRNRALEFQLKSYEQMFRSPKAESTSPTAIVDVPEHKRQKRAALPGMRVFCGEIANMAPEPLSGHPDNLPSATSQCFSSSYLTATPSTTAPPSPAFHLSHPAISSFPLSASRRESMNASP, encoded by the exons ATGTATGAGGAAATGGACTCCATGACTGATGACATCCCGCGCCGCTGCTCTCTTCC GGCCCTGAAAGAGACCATTGCTTCTGGCATGGGTTCTTCTGACCTGGGCGAGGACCGCCGCCTGCCTCCTCTGCCACGCATTGAGCCGTTGCCTCGTGGGCCATTCAACCCATTCCAtgccaaggaggccctgTCTGCTGGACCTAGCACCCCCAGTCCCCATGAGACTACGTTCCAGTTCAAGTCGCCCTactcggcggcggccgagcACATTGTtgctcctccttcccctgCCAACTCTGCCGAAAGCTCCTGGCAGGAGTCCTTTGCCGCCCAAAAGGCCGGCTCCGCCGACTGGGCGACAGATCTGTCCCAGGCggagatcatggccctcGTTGCTCCCCCGAACATCAACCGCAAGccgccgctccagcagctgtgcggccgcaagcgcaagggcAGCCCTCTGTCCAACGACCCGGACGACCAGCGCGAGAAGCACCGCATTGCCGAGGGCAACCGGCGCAAGAACCTGAGCACGCTGCACCGCGAGCTCGACGGCCGCATCCacaacttcttcctggaGCGTGCTGGCTGGAACCCGTCCAAGAGCCTGCCGCAGTCCAAGGAACACATCGTCCAGGGCGCGGTGTACCTGATTGACTTCATGCTTGCCATCATCGTGCATCTCATGCGCCAGGAACAGGTCTCCCCCCAGCTGtcggagaagctgcagcCTCAGTTCCGCTGCATGCAGTTGCAGAACCTCGTCAACTCCCTCCAACAGGAGAATCAGGCGGCTCAGCAACAGCTCAAGGCTaccaaggccgagaacgAGCTGCTGGTCGACCGCAACCGTGCTTTGGAATTCCAGCTCAAGTCCTACGAGCAGATGTTCCGCTCTCCCAAGGCCGAGAGCACCAGCCCAACCGCCATCGTTGACGTGCCCGAGCACAAGCGCCAGAAGAGGGCGGCGCTGCCGGGCATGCGTGTATTCTGCGGCGAGATCGCCAACATGGCTCCGGAACCCTTGTCTGGTCACCCCGATAACCTGCCCAGCGCTACCTCCCAGTGCTTCAGCAGCTCTTACTTGACCGCCACGCCTTCCACGACTGCCCCCCCCTCTCCTGCTTTCCACCTATCGCACCCCGCGatctcctctttccctctctcgGCCTCGCGTCGCGAATCGATGAATGCCTCGCCCTGA
- a CDS encoding uncharacterized protein (ID:PFLUO_008179-T1.cds;~source:funannotate), whose amino-acid sequence MAFSKYLLSALAATQVVFASSCGDTTISSQSDADTLSASCTTVKGDVTIDPSFSGPLDLVSIQQITGSLSCNNCSALSSLMGNSLMAIGNDFVLNEVVQMTALSFPMLTTVLGNINFVALSSLHSLDFTTGVTKAGGVHIENTKLSSLDGISLRTVGKFEIQANDYLNSVNINNLMNATDEINFSDNYNGLVIELPNLSSGTNMTFRSVKSVSMPSLKKLTNALGLWNCQFESFAAPNLTTVGDLTFFNNTKLSNISMPLLNEVDGGFEITKSDPLKNISFPSLQKITGAVDFSGDFDSIKMPKINDVEGAFHIESTGPIKPDCDFFHGIKKLAISGNYVCTSTDNPKTRGGLTGTTTNGGSGSAAATTTSGIAIAHGVDMPTVGAVAAAFYALAQLF is encoded by the exons atggccttctccaagTACCTGCTGTCTGCGTTGGCAGCCACTCAGGTCGTCTTCGCCTCTT CTTGCGGTgacaccaccatctccagccaGAGCGATGCCGACACCCTCTCGGCCAGCTGCACGACCGTCAAGGGTGATGTCACTATCGACCCCAGCTTCTCGGGCCCCCTGGACCTCGTCAGCATCCAGCAGATTACCGGTAGCCTCAGCTGCAACAACTGCTCCGCTCTCTCTTCATTGATGGGCAACAGCCTCATGGCCATCGGAAACGACTTCGTGTTGAACGAGGTTGTTCAAATGACCGCTCTCAGTTTCCCCATGTTGACTACCGTCCTGGGTAACATCAACTTTGTCGCTCTCTCCTCGCTGCACTCGCTTGATTTCACCACCGGCGTGACCAAGGCCGGCGGCGTCCACATCGAGAACACCAAGCTGTCCAGCCTGGACGGCATCAGCCTACGGACTGTTGGCAAGTTCGAAATCCAGGCCAACGACTACTTGAACTCcgtcaacatcaacaacctgATGAACGCCACCGATGAGATTAACTTCTCCGACAACTACAACGGTCTCGTGATTGAGCTCCCCAACCTGAGCTCGGGCACCAACATGACCTTCCGTTCCGTCAAGTCCGTCTCCATGCCTTCGCTCAAGAAGCTCACCAACGCTCTTGGCCTCTGGAACTGCCAGTTCGAGTCGTTTGCCGCTCCCAACCTGACCACCGTTGGTGACCtgaccttcttcaacaacaccAAGCTCAGCAACATCAGCATGCCCCTTCTGAACGAGGTTGATGGTGGGTTTGAAATCACCAAGTCTGATCccctgaagaacatcagCTTCCCCTCCCTGCAGAAGATTACAGGCGCCGTTGACTTCAGCGGTGACTTCGACTC GATCAAGATGCCGAAGATTAACGACGTCGAGGGTGCCTTCCACATCGAGAGCACTGGCCCTATCAAGCCCGACTGCGATTTCTTCCACGGAATCAAGAAGCTTGCGATCAGCGGCAACTATGTCTGCACATCCACCGACAACCCTAAGACTCGTGGTGGTCTGACCGGTACCACCACCAATGGCGGCAGCGGTAGCGCAgcggccacgaccacctCCGGTATTGCTATCGCCCACGGCGTCGACATGCCTActgttggtgctgttgctgctgcctTCTACGCTCTTGCCCAGCTCTTCTAA